A single region of the Variovorax paradoxus genome encodes:
- a CDS encoding phage holin family protein has protein sequence MRIIIKWLLSAVALLAVAYLYSSGVHVNSFGSALIAAAVIGLLNMIVRPVLVVLTLPVTIVTLGLFLFVINALLFWAASGLLAGFQVSGFLAALIGSLMYSLLGLVIEAALGGLLSKR, from the coding sequence ATGCGCATCATCATCAAATGGCTGCTCAGCGCCGTGGCGCTACTGGCGGTCGCCTACCTCTACAGCAGCGGTGTCCATGTCAACAGCTTCGGCTCCGCACTGATTGCCGCCGCGGTCATCGGCCTGCTCAACATGATCGTGCGGCCGGTGCTGGTGGTGCTGACGCTGCCGGTCACCATCGTCACGCTGGGGCTGTTCCTGTTCGTGATCAATGCGCTGCTGTTCTGGGCCGCATCGGGCCTGCTCGCGGGTTTCCAGGTCAGCGGCTTTCTGGCGGCGCTGATCGGCTCGCTGATGTATTCGCTGCTGGGCCTGGTCATCGAAGCGGCCTTGGGCGGGCTTCTTTCGAAGCGCTGA
- a CDS encoding DUF3717 domain-containing protein produces MAAIHITDIEAAINHWREKSPSPDGITLAPELRALAEVYALMVFHHEDEVDEQGFPEKAWAAWLDWYHSTPDTPCIAICSTSQGDDQCKGCGRSFDEVQHWPAMSPAEKRVTWRRITMEDTAWRFNKYAERAREAEPPQWPDEDPAEPLGPDDTP; encoded by the coding sequence ATGGCCGCCATTCACATCACAGACATCGAGGCCGCCATCAACCATTGGCGCGAGAAGAGTCCCTCGCCCGACGGCATCACGCTGGCGCCCGAATTGCGTGCGCTCGCAGAGGTTTATGCGCTCATGGTGTTCCACCATGAAGACGAAGTCGACGAGCAGGGCTTCCCTGAAAAAGCCTGGGCCGCCTGGCTCGACTGGTATCACAGCACGCCCGACACGCCGTGCATTGCCATCTGCTCCACCAGCCAGGGCGACGACCAGTGCAAGGGCTGCGGCCGCAGCTTCGACGAGGTGCAGCACTGGCCCGCCATGTCGCCGGCCGAAAAGCGCGTCACGTGGCGCCGCATCACCATGGAAGACACGGCCTGGCGCTTCAACAAGTATGCCGAGCGCGCCCGCGAGGCCGAGCCGCCTCAATGGCCGGACGAAGATCCCGCCGAGCCTCTCGGCCCCGACGACACGCCCTGA
- the purB gene encoding adenylosuccinate lyase, with protein sequence MSFSTVSALSPLDGRYAAKLAALRPLMSEQGYMHRRVQVEVAWFIALSDCGFAEFKPLTGGARKYLLGLVAHFSEADALAIKEIEKTTNHDVKAVEYWIKSKFEARPELLAAAEFVHFACTSEDINNTSHALQIQAAREKVVLPAIDGLIAKLREMAHQFAGVSMLSRTHGQTASPTTVGKEIANVAVRLAKARAQIAAVQLLGKMNGAVGNYNAHLAAWPDFDWEAFSRKVIETPAPLGLGLSFQPYSIQIEPHDYMAELFDAVARANTILIDFSRDIWGYVSLGYFKQRLKKGEIGSSTMPHKVNPIDFENAEGNLGLANAVLRHLSEKLPISRWQRDLTDSTVLRNIGVAFGYATLAYASLATGLGKLELNEEALAEDLDASWEVLAEPIQTVMRRYGVQGAYEQLKEVTRGKTVTAEALHGLIRSLEIPESEKERLLAMTPASYVGKAAELASRI encoded by the coding sequence ATGAGCTTCTCCACCGTTTCCGCCCTCTCCCCACTGGACGGCCGCTATGCGGCCAAACTCGCGGCATTGCGTCCGCTGATGAGCGAACAGGGCTACATGCACCGGCGCGTGCAGGTCGAGGTGGCGTGGTTCATTGCGCTGTCCGACTGCGGCTTCGCTGAATTCAAGCCACTCACGGGCGGCGCCCGCAAGTACCTGCTGGGCCTGGTAGCCCACTTCTCGGAGGCCGACGCACTGGCCATCAAGGAAATCGAAAAAACCACCAACCACGACGTGAAGGCGGTCGAGTACTGGATCAAGTCCAAGTTCGAAGCCCGGCCGGAACTGCTGGCCGCCGCCGAGTTCGTGCACTTTGCCTGCACCAGCGAAGACATCAACAACACCAGCCATGCGCTGCAGATCCAGGCCGCCCGCGAGAAAGTGGTGCTGCCGGCCATCGACGGGCTGATTGCCAAGCTGCGCGAAATGGCGCACCAGTTCGCCGGCGTGTCGATGCTGTCGCGCACGCACGGCCAAACCGCGAGCCCGACCACGGTGGGCAAGGAAATCGCGAACGTGGCGGTGCGCCTCGCGAAGGCTCGCGCGCAGATTGCCGCGGTGCAACTGCTCGGCAAGATGAACGGCGCGGTGGGCAACTACAACGCCCACCTTGCGGCCTGGCCAGACTTCGATTGGGAGGCGTTCAGCCGCAAGGTCATCGAAACGCCCGCGCCGCTGGGCCTGGGCCTGAGCTTCCAGCCGTACAGCATCCAGATCGAGCCGCACGACTACATGGCCGAGCTGTTCGACGCGGTGGCGCGGGCCAACACCATCCTGATCGACTTCTCGCGCGACATCTGGGGCTACGTGAGCCTGGGCTACTTCAAGCAGCGTCTCAAGAAGGGCGAAATCGGCTCTTCGACGATGCCGCACAAGGTCAACCCGATCGACTTCGAAAACGCCGAGGGCAACCTGGGCCTGGCCAATGCGGTGTTGCGCCACCTGAGCGAAAAGCTGCCGATCAGCCGCTGGCAGCGCGACCTCACCGACAGCACGGTGCTGCGCAACATCGGCGTGGCCTTCGGCTACGCCACGCTGGCCTATGCAAGCCTGGCCACCGGCCTGGGCAAGCTGGAGCTCAACGAAGAAGCATTGGCCGAAGACCTCGACGCCTCGTGGGAAGTGCTGGCCGAGCCCATCCAGACCGTGATGCGCCGCTACGGCGTGCAGGGCGCCTACGAGCAGCTGAAGGAAGTGACCCGCGGCAAGACGGTCACGGCCGAGGCGCTGCATGGGCTGATCCGCTCGCTCGAGATTCCGGAATCCGAAAAAGAACGGCTCCTGGCCATGACGCCTGCAAGCTACGTGGGCAAGGCTGCAGAGCTCGCCAGTAGAATCTGA
- a CDS encoding glutathione S-transferase N-terminal domain-containing protein, producing the protein MKLIGSAASPYVRKVRVVLAEKRLDYQFVIEDVWSADTTIAHSNPLGKVPCLIMEGGEAMFDSRVIVEYLDTLSPVGKLIPQQGRERAEVKTWEALADGVMDAGVLWRLEATWSGRGDGERSATWIERQRAKVEGGIAAMAKGLSDKPFCSGIHLSLSDIAVGCALGWVGFRFPEIDWRGEHPNLGKLYDKLMLRPSFIDTQP; encoded by the coding sequence ATGAAACTGATCGGATCGGCCGCCAGCCCTTATGTGCGCAAGGTGCGCGTGGTGCTGGCCGAGAAACGGCTCGACTACCAGTTCGTGATCGAAGATGTCTGGTCCGCCGACACCACCATCGCACACTCCAACCCGCTCGGGAAGGTGCCTTGCCTCATCATGGAAGGCGGCGAGGCGATGTTCGACTCGCGCGTGATCGTCGAATACCTCGACACGCTGTCCCCCGTGGGCAAGCTCATTCCGCAGCAGGGCCGCGAGCGCGCGGAGGTCAAGACCTGGGAAGCGCTGGCCGACGGCGTCATGGACGCCGGCGTGCTCTGGCGCCTGGAAGCCACCTGGAGCGGCCGCGGCGACGGCGAGCGCAGCGCCACCTGGATCGAGCGCCAGCGCGCCAAGGTCGAGGGCGGGATTGCCGCCATGGCCAAGGGCCTGAGCGACAAGCCCTTCTGCAGCGGCATTCACCTCAGCCTGTCGGACATCGCGGTTGGCTGTGCGCTGGGCTGGGTGGGGTTTCGCTTTCCAGAAATCGACTGGCGCGGCGAGCACCCGAACCTTGGAAAGTTGTACGACAAGCTGATGCTGCGGCCGAGCTTCATCGACACTCAACCATGA
- a CDS encoding putative signal transducing protein — protein MRRLAQAPNLAIATLWVHALREEGVEATVQREFLGAVMGQLPPDQCLPEIWIDDETQFERARHVLHAAQHRPQRNWQCVCGERIEGGFEQCWHCGAMMPAA, from the coding sequence ATGCGCCGCCTCGCCCAAGCGCCCAACCTTGCGATTGCGACCTTGTGGGTGCATGCCTTGCGCGAGGAGGGCGTCGAGGCGACGGTCCAGCGCGAATTTCTCGGCGCCGTGATGGGCCAGTTGCCGCCGGACCAGTGCCTGCCCGAAATCTGGATCGACGATGAAACCCAGTTCGAGCGCGCCCGGCACGTGCTGCATGCGGCGCAGCATCGGCCGCAGCGCAATTGGCAATGCGTGTGCGGCGAGCGGATCGAAGGCGGCTTCGAGCAATGCTGGCACTGCGGCGCGATGATGCCGGCTGCCTAG
- a CDS encoding TerC family protein, with protein sequence MEQFMAPEFWVAVGQIIMIDILLGGDNAVVIALACRKLPPAQRTKGILWGTAGAIVLRVILIFFALTLLAIPFLKLVGAALLVWIGVKLLAPDHDDAHGNIQGSDKLWAAVKTVIVADLVMSVDNVIAIAGAAQGAGQGHQMPLVIFGLLVSIPIIVWGSQLVIKLMDRFPIIITVGGMLLGWIAGTMAVSDPALSNTAAWTWVPKVPQSDTVRYAAGIAGALLVLVIGKLVAMRRPKHAEEAATTS encoded by the coding sequence ATGGAACAGTTCATGGCCCCGGAATTCTGGGTCGCGGTCGGTCAGATCATCATGATCGACATCCTTCTCGGTGGCGACAATGCCGTCGTCATTGCCTTGGCTTGCCGCAAGCTGCCGCCTGCGCAACGCACCAAGGGCATTCTTTGGGGCACCGCCGGTGCCATCGTGCTGCGCGTGATATTGATCTTCTTCGCGCTCACGTTGCTGGCGATTCCGTTCCTCAAGCTGGTCGGCGCCGCGCTGCTGGTGTGGATCGGTGTCAAGCTGCTGGCGCCCGACCATGACGACGCGCACGGCAACATCCAGGGCAGCGACAAGCTGTGGGCCGCCGTCAAGACCGTGATCGTGGCCGACTTGGTCATGAGCGTGGACAACGTGATCGCCATTGCCGGCGCCGCTCAGGGTGCCGGCCAAGGCCACCAGATGCCGCTCGTGATCTTCGGCCTGCTCGTGAGCATTCCGATCATCGTCTGGGGCAGCCAGCTGGTCATCAAGCTGATGGACCGCTTCCCGATCATCATCACGGTCGGCGGCATGCTGCTGGGCTGGATTGCCGGCACCATGGCGGTCTCCGATCCCGCGTTGTCGAACACCGCGGCCTGGACCTGGGTACCGAAGGTGCCGCAGAGCGACACCGTCAGGTACGCCGCCGGTATTGCCGGTGCGCTGCTGGTACTGGTCATCGGCAAGCTGGTGGCCATGCGCCGCCCGAAGCACGCCGAAGAAGCCGCGACGACGAGCTGA
- a CDS encoding PepSY-associated TM helix domain-containing protein, protein MRAPLRRLWLKIHRWIGLSLGPVLALTALLGAVLVVALPIDRYAHPDFFVARSAADAGTATARAALPLEPLRQRILAEFGPTTNFTLRPPRKPGETLWVYVRGPWEGTLYLDPATGAEQGRRGSHEGAYNLMFELHSSLLLEDTGKGILAFVALAYLFLLVTGVVLWWPTRWPPSLRIVLNRGLLRGLFDLHRTGGAVLGLLIAVSIFTGAYMAWRPLGNFISAAVGQQQVKPPVVPKGPTSAPRLSLDELVARAQQVFPGQPIGYVQVPAKPDRPLRVRFRLPDDPHPNGIGSAWLHPLTGEVLAVRRWQDLDVGNGAVVVIYPLHTGELGGLVHQAVTVLLGLALCGLGVSGVWLWWRRRAVAAAAARDRALSGSTRTTS, encoded by the coding sequence ATGCGCGCCCCCCTGAGACGCCTCTGGCTCAAGATTCACCGCTGGATCGGCCTGTCGCTCGGACCGGTACTCGCCCTCACGGCGCTGCTTGGCGCCGTGCTGGTGGTGGCCTTGCCGATCGACCGCTACGCGCATCCTGACTTCTTCGTCGCGCGAAGCGCGGCCGATGCGGGAACAGCAACGGCCCGGGCCGCGCTTCCGCTCGAGCCGTTGCGCCAGCGCATCCTGGCCGAATTCGGCCCCACCACCAACTTCACGCTGCGGCCGCCCCGCAAACCCGGCGAAACGCTCTGGGTGTACGTGCGCGGGCCGTGGGAGGGCACGCTTTACCTCGACCCCGCAACCGGCGCCGAGCAAGGCCGGCGCGGGTCGCACGAAGGCGCCTACAACCTGATGTTCGAACTGCACAGCAGCCTGCTGCTGGAAGACACGGGCAAGGGCATCCTGGCTTTTGTGGCGCTGGCCTACCTCTTCCTGCTGGTCACGGGCGTGGTGCTCTGGTGGCCCACGCGCTGGCCGCCCTCGCTGCGCATTGTGCTGAACCGCGGCCTGCTGCGCGGCTTGTTCGACCTGCACCGGACGGGCGGCGCCGTGCTCGGGCTGCTGATCGCGGTGTCGATCTTCACGGGTGCCTACATGGCCTGGCGGCCGCTCGGCAACTTCATTTCAGCCGCGGTCGGGCAACAGCAGGTCAAGCCGCCTGTGGTACCCAAGGGCCCTACGTCAGCCCCCCGGCTTTCGCTCGACGAGCTCGTCGCCCGCGCCCAGCAGGTGTTTCCGGGCCAGCCGATCGGCTACGTCCAGGTGCCGGCCAAGCCCGACCGGCCGCTGCGCGTGCGCTTCCGGCTGCCCGACGATCCACATCCGAACGGCATCGGCTCGGCATGGCTGCATCCGCTGACGGGCGAGGTGCTGGCGGTGCGCCGCTGGCAAGACCTGGACGTGGGCAACGGCGCGGTGGTGGTGATCTACCCACTGCACACGGGCGAGCTGGGCGGGCTGGTGCACCAGGCCGTCACCGTGCTGCTCGGCCTTGCCCTTTGCGGTCTGGGCGTGAGTGGCGTCTGGCTCTGGTGGCGGCGCCGCGCGGTGGCTGCGGCGGCGGCTCGCGACCGGGCACTTTCCGGCAGCACGCGCACCACGTCTTGA
- a CDS encoding ferritin-like domain-containing protein, translating to MLYPELFRQLESVRWDMDKDIPWQSFDASLLSEEQAQTIKMNAITEWAALPATEMFLRDNRHDSDFSAFMSIWFFEEQKHSLVLMEYLKRFSPQHAPTEQELHEVRFDFDPAPPLETLMLHFCGEIRLNHWYRRAAQWHTEPVIKHIYTTLSQDEARHGGAYLRYMKRAMEKFGDEARAAFAKVGVLMASARRTAQALHPTNLHVNKALFPNDTIQSRMPDPDWLEHWLDKQIKFDAAWEGKVGERILHNLSLLMNRSFKTVQELNRYRKEVSANLGPKAEYQGA from the coding sequence ATGCTTTATCCGGAACTCTTCAGACAACTCGAATCTGTCCGCTGGGACATGGACAAGGACATTCCCTGGCAGTCGTTCGATGCTTCGCTGCTGTCCGAAGAACAGGCGCAAACCATCAAGATGAACGCCATTACCGAGTGGGCGGCCCTGCCGGCCACCGAAATGTTCCTGCGCGACAACCGCCACGATAGCGACTTTTCGGCGTTCATGTCGATCTGGTTCTTCGAGGAGCAGAAGCACTCGCTGGTGCTCATGGAGTACCTCAAGCGCTTCAGCCCCCAGCACGCGCCCACCGAGCAGGAGCTGCACGAAGTGCGCTTCGACTTCGACCCGGCGCCCCCGCTCGAGACCCTCATGCTGCATTTCTGCGGCGAGATCCGCCTCAACCACTGGTACCGCCGCGCGGCCCAGTGGCACACCGAGCCGGTCATCAAGCACATCTACACCACCCTGAGCCAGGACGAGGCCCGCCACGGCGGCGCCTACCTGCGCTACATGAAGCGCGCCATGGAAAAGTTCGGCGACGAGGCCCGTGCCGCATTCGCCAAGGTGGGCGTGCTCATGGCCAGTGCGCGCCGCACCGCCCAGGCGCTGCACCCGACCAACCTGCACGTCAACAAGGCGCTGTTTCCCAATGACACCATCCAGAGCCGCATGCCCGACCCGGATTGGCTCGAGCACTGGCTGGACAAGCAGATCAAGTTCGATGCCGCCTGGGAAGGCAAGGTCGGCGAGCGCATCCTGCACAACCTGAGCCTGCTCATGAACCGCAGCTTCAAGACCGTGCAGGAGCTCAACCGCTACCGCAAGGAAGTCTCCGCCAACCTCGGGCCGAAGGCCGAGTACCAGGGCGCGTAA
- a CDS encoding YaeQ family protein yields the protein MALKSTIFKAALAVADIDHGYYADHALTLARHPSETDERMMIRLVALALNAYKLQDVCQGDGTLAFGAGLSNVDEPDVWLRDFTGETKLWIEVGQPEDKPIIKACGKSDEVIVYCFNHAAEIWWRGIENKLTRPQNLSVYRVPTEASQALAALAQRSMQLQATIQENTLTLGDGTNSIDVELLRWN from the coding sequence ATGGCCCTCAAATCCACCATCTTCAAGGCCGCCCTCGCGGTGGCCGACATCGACCACGGCTACTACGCCGACCATGCGCTGACCCTGGCGCGCCACCCGAGCGAGACCGACGAGCGGATGATGATCCGGCTTGTCGCGCTCGCGCTCAACGCCTACAAGCTGCAGGACGTGTGCCAGGGCGACGGCACGCTGGCCTTCGGCGCGGGTCTGTCGAACGTGGACGAGCCCGATGTGTGGCTGCGCGATTTCACGGGCGAGACCAAGCTGTGGATCGAGGTCGGTCAGCCCGAGGACAAGCCCATCATCAAGGCCTGCGGCAAGTCGGACGAAGTGATCGTCTATTGCTTCAACCATGCCGCCGAGATCTGGTGGCGCGGCATCGAGAACAAGCTCACGCGGCCGCAGAACCTGTCCGTCTACCGGGTGCCGACGGAGGCCTCGCAGGCGCTGGCCGCGCTGGCGCAGCGCAGCATGCAGCTGCAGGCGACGATCCAGGAAAACACGCTGACGCTGGGCGACGGCACAAACAGCATCGACGTCGAACTGCTGCGCTGGAACTAG
- a CDS encoding glutathione peroxidase — MRLAQAAALAVCLLAAGTAGAQAPSAGPSTAPATSPAAAPADAACPATLQHTFPRLQDEKPQSLCQYSGKVVLVVNTASFCGFTPQYKGLEALDSKYRSRGLVVLGFPSNDFSQESGSNKEIADFCESTFGVKFPMFAKSSVRGPNANPLFKQLALASGTTPKWNFYKYLIGRDGKVVQAWSSMTAPDEAAFVKVVESQLAAN; from the coding sequence ATGCGCCTTGCACAGGCTGCCGCGCTCGCGGTTTGCCTGCTTGCCGCTGGTACGGCGGGTGCCCAGGCCCCCTCTGCCGGCCCATCCACGGCTCCGGCCACCAGCCCCGCTGCCGCCCCCGCCGACGCAGCCTGCCCGGCCACACTGCAACACACCTTCCCGCGGCTGCAGGACGAAAAACCCCAATCTTTGTGCCAGTACTCCGGCAAAGTGGTGCTGGTGGTCAACACCGCGAGCTTCTGCGGCTTTACCCCGCAATACAAGGGGCTGGAGGCGCTGGACAGCAAATACCGTTCGCGCGGTTTGGTGGTGCTGGGCTTTCCGTCGAACGATTTCTCCCAGGAGTCGGGCTCCAACAAGGAAATCGCCGACTTTTGTGAAAGCACCTTCGGCGTGAAGTTTCCGATGTTTGCCAAGTCTTCGGTGCGCGGACCCAACGCCAACCCGCTGTTCAAGCAGCTGGCGCTGGCCTCCGGCACCACGCCGAAGTGGAACTTCTACAAGTACTTGATCGGGCGGGACGGCAAGGTGGTTCAGGCGTGGTCGAGCATGACTGCACCCGACGAAGCCGCCTTCGTGAAGGTGGTGGAAAGCCAACTCGCCGCAAATTGA
- a CDS encoding TonB-dependent receptor family protein yields MFKQKKCAALVIALFPISFQSFAADAEPADAASGAKSLEAVTVTGDWLGSPNETKVLEHPGARSIIERKQIQESGSSSVRDVLRQVPGVQVQESNGTGGSDISLNVGVRGLTSRLSPRSTILLDGVPLAYAPYGQPQLSLAPLSLGSLEAVDVVRGAGSVRYGPQNVGGIINFVTRAIPKQFAGEIGVGVESASHGGGVKTTPTLFMGGTNENGLGLALLYSGTHGDGFRQSNDHTSINDLMLKGAYRISNTDDIAVSLHHFEGKGRMPGGLTTAQFAANPFQSDRPFDEFSGRRTDGSIKYTHNDGVNKFEMLTYYTDSYRSSYLEQEGTGANTGRRRLTTAPRDYKTFAIEPRYSRLIDSGSVVQEVSVGVRYLKEEASEVATRSSYYTPTPGYNAYTRAQPAYQTSKGGTTAHAFYIDDRIDFGNWTITPGVRYESIRSHNDVFTVANNRVTGAIYPKIDSNEVLPTLSVLYRMSERWSVFANAGVSFGPQQYAQLAQSTTGLHPEKAKTYEIGTHYKGEAWSGELTLFNINFDKELQLARSITGDVGQWTDLGATRHRGLESALRYDMGSLSDSLKGLSLSATYTYTQATSKAGAFAGRDLPFYSRQVATLGARYERGPWTFNADVYAQSKQRSPGSPDDGANYITLEDSTGRLGDIPGYATMNLRAGYDFGPSMSNLKLAVGIKNLFDRRYYNRSVDNNGGKYVGQPRTLYMQASVAF; encoded by the coding sequence TTGTTCAAACAGAAAAAGTGCGCCGCGCTGGTCATCGCGCTGTTTCCCATCAGCTTCCAGAGCTTTGCGGCCGACGCGGAGCCTGCTGATGCCGCGTCCGGCGCGAAATCGCTGGAGGCGGTGACCGTCACCGGCGACTGGCTGGGCTCGCCCAACGAGACCAAGGTGCTCGAGCATCCGGGCGCGCGCAGCATCATCGAACGCAAGCAGATCCAGGAAAGCGGCTCGAGCAGCGTGCGCGACGTGCTGCGCCAGGTTCCCGGCGTGCAGGTGCAGGAGAGCAACGGCACGGGCGGCAGCGACATCTCGCTCAATGTGGGCGTGCGCGGGCTCACCTCGCGGCTGTCGCCGCGCTCGACCATCCTGCTGGACGGCGTGCCGCTGGCCTATGCGCCCTATGGCCAGCCGCAGCTGTCGCTGGCGCCCCTTTCCCTTGGCAGCCTGGAGGCGGTCGACGTGGTGCGCGGCGCGGGCTCGGTGCGCTACGGCCCCCAGAACGTGGGCGGCATCATCAACTTCGTGACTAGGGCAATTCCGAAGCAGTTCGCCGGCGAAATCGGCGTGGGTGTCGAAAGCGCCAGCCATGGCGGCGGCGTCAAGACCACGCCCACGCTGTTCATGGGCGGCACCAACGAGAACGGCCTGGGTCTTGCGCTGCTGTATTCAGGCACGCACGGCGACGGCTTTCGCCAGAGCAACGACCACACCAGCATCAACGACCTGATGCTGAAGGGCGCGTATCGCATCTCGAACACGGACGACATCGCCGTCTCGCTGCACCATTTCGAAGGCAAGGGCCGCATGCCGGGCGGCCTGACGACGGCGCAGTTTGCGGCCAACCCGTTCCAGTCGGACCGCCCTTTCGACGAATTTTCGGGTCGCCGCACCGACGGCTCGATCAAGTACACGCATAACGACGGCGTGAACAAGTTCGAGATGCTGACCTACTACACGGACTCGTACCGCAGCAGCTACCTCGAGCAGGAAGGCACGGGCGCCAACACCGGCAGGCGCCGGCTCACCACGGCTCCGCGCGACTACAAGACCTTTGCCATCGAGCCCCGCTATTCGCGGCTGATCGATTCGGGCAGCGTGGTGCAGGAAGTGAGCGTGGGCGTGCGCTACCTCAAGGAAGAAGCCTCCGAGGTGGCAACGCGCAGCAGCTACTACACGCCCACACCCGGCTACAACGCCTACACCCGTGCGCAGCCGGCATACCAGACCAGCAAGGGCGGCACGACCGCGCATGCCTTCTACATCGACGACCGCATCGACTTCGGCAACTGGACGATCACGCCCGGGGTGCGCTACGAGTCGATCCGCTCGCACAACGATGTCTTCACGGTGGCAAACAACCGCGTGACGGGCGCGATCTATCCGAAGATCGACTCCAACGAGGTGCTGCCGACGCTGTCGGTGCTCTACCGCATGAGCGAGCGCTGGTCGGTGTTCGCAAACGCCGGCGTGTCGTTCGGCCCGCAGCAATACGCCCAGCTTGCGCAGTCCACCACCGGCCTGCACCCCGAAAAGGCAAAGACCTATGAAATCGGCACGCACTACAAGGGCGAGGCCTGGAGCGGCGAGCTGACGCTGTTCAACATCAATTTCGACAAGGAACTGCAGCTGGCCCGCTCGATCACCGGCGACGTCGGCCAGTGGACCGACCTGGGCGCCACGCGGCACCGCGGCCTGGAGTCGGCCCTGCGCTACGACATGGGCAGCCTGAGCGATTCGCTCAAGGGCCTGTCGCTGTCCGCGACCTACACTTACACGCAGGCCACCTCGAAGGCGGGCGCCTTTGCGGGCCGCGACCTGCCGTTCTACTCGCGCCAGGTGGCAACGCTCGGCGCGCGCTACGAACGCGGGCCATGGACCTTCAACGCCGACGTGTACGCGCAATCGAAGCAGCGTTCGCCGGGCTCACCCGACGACGGCGCAAACTACATCACGCTCGAAGATTCGACCGGCCGGCTCGGCGACATCCCGGGCTACGCCACGATGAACCTGCGCGCGGGCTACGACTTCGGCCCCTCGATGAGCAACCTGAAGCTGGCCGTCGGCATCAAGAACCTGTTCGACCGCCGCTACTACAACCGCTCGGTCGACAACAACGGCGGCAAGTACGTGGGCCAGCCGCGCACGCTGTACATGCAGGCTTCGGTGGCGTTCTGA